One window of the Eucalyptus grandis isolate ANBG69807.140 chromosome 6, ASM1654582v1, whole genome shotgun sequence genome contains the following:
- the LOC104447886 gene encoding probable BOI-related E3 ubiquitin-protein ligase 2 gives MAFLQQSQQAPRQNQEQPPDAFRNLYPMDAPIAAPAYYVPDDVRDQARHPPYVPEVNGLGFAPIPMCATATDGGDGGADLQFEYGLEPKRKKLKERDFLDNTSQASSLDLLQARPISVGLGLSLDNRPLLSTGDSALVSLIGDDIDRELHQLDVETNRFLKLQADRMRQGVLQKIRSTQLQTLSLLEDQVIQKLGAKEAEVESINKKNEELEERIKQLTFDVGAWQQRALNSENMIAAINYNLHQIYAQSRDSKEGCGDSEVDDSASCSNGRTTDFHSLLGKEKNGSQESMTCKVCRVNTVSMLLLPCQHLCVCKDCESKVRFCPLCQSYKLFGTEVFM, from the exons atggcgTTTCTCCAGCAATCCCAGCAAGCCCCCCGGCAGAACCAGGAGCAACCGCCCGACGCGTTCCG AAACCTGTACCCGATGGACGCTCCGATCGCGGCGCCCGCCTACTACGTGCCGGACGATGTGCGGGATCAGGCTCGGCATCCTCCGTACGTCCCCGAAG TAAATGGTCTTGGGTTTGCGCCGATTCCTATGTGTGCCACTGCCACAGATGGAGGCGATGGAGGAGCTGATTTGCAGTTCGAGTATGGGCTGgaaccaaaaaggaagaagcTGAAAGAGCGAGACTTTCTGGATAACACTTCGCAAGCATCATCTCTCGATTTGCTGCAAGCACGGCCAATCTCGGTGGGCTTAGGTTTATCTCTCGATAACCGCCCGCTGCTGTCCACGGGAGACTCTGCGCTGGTATCTCTTATTGGGGACGACATTGATCGTGAATTACACCAGCTTGATGTGGAGACCAACCGATTTCTTAAACTTCAG GCTGATCGAATGCGGCAAGGTGTCCTTCAGAAGATCAGATCTACCCAACTCcagactctctctcttctggaaGATCAAGTAATTCAGAAACTAGGGGCGAAGGAAGCAGAGGTCGAAAGCATCAACAAGAagaatgaagagcttgaagaacGCATAAAGCAGTTAACTTTTGATGTAGGTGCTTGGCAGCAACGGGCTTTAAACAGTGAGAACATGATCGCCGCTATCAACTATAACCTGCATCAGATTTATGCTCAAAGTAGAGATAGTAAAGAAGGATGTGGTGACAGTGAGGTTGATGATTCAGCTTCTTGCTCCAATGGCCGTACTACAGATTTCCACAGCCTGCTGGGCAAAGAGAAAAATGGCTCTCAAGAATCAATGACTTGTAAGGTTTGCAGAGTTAACACAGTAAGCATGTTGTTGTTGCCTTGTCAGCATCTCTGTGTATGTAAGGACTGCGAGAGTAAGGTTAGATTTTGTCCTCTGTGCCAATCATATAAGCTTTTTGGCACGGAGGTCTTTATGTAA
- the LOC104447885 gene encoding uncharacterized protein LOC104447885 gives MHAKTDSEVTSIAPSSPTRSPRRPVYYVQSPSRDSHDGEKTTTSFHSTPALSPTASPPHSHSSVGRHSRQSSSSRFSGSLKPGSRKISPNDGSRGGGRKGGGGGRKECAVIEEEGLLEEEDRARGLPRRCYYLAFVLGFFILFSFFSLILWGASKNQKPRITMRSITFEQFKIQAGSDGTGVATDMITVNSTVKFTYRNTGTFFGVHVTATPVDLSYTQLTIASGTLKKFYQGRKSQRVASVSVISDQIPLYGSGSGLSTSSDKPTSPVPLTLSFVVRSKAYVLGKLVKPKFSKKIDCSVTFDPNKLNVAISLAKACTYS, from the exons ATGCACGCCAAGACGGATTCCGAGGTGACCAGCATCGCCCCATCGTCCCCAACCCGGTCCCCGCGCCGCCCCGTCTACTACGTCCAGAGCCCCTCCCGCGACTCCCACGACGGCGAGAAGACCACCACGTCCTTCCACTCCACCCCGGCCCTCAGCCCCACCGCATCCCCGCCCCACTCCCACTCCTCCGTCGGCCGCCACTCCCGCCAGTCCTCCTCCAGCCGCTTCTCCGGCTCCCTCAAGCCCGGATCCCGCAAGATCTCCCCCAACGATGGCTCCCGCGGCGGCGGCCggaagggcggcggcggcggccggaaGGAGTGCGCCGTCATCGAGGAGGAGGGGCTCCTCGAGGAGGAGGACCGCGCGCGGGGCCTGCCCCGCCGGTGCTACTACCTCGCCTTCGTGCTCGGGTTCTTcatcctcttctccttcttctccctcaTCCTCTGGGGGGCCAGCAAGAACCAGAAGCCCAGGATCACCATGAGG AGCATCACCTTCGAGCAATTCAAGATCCAGGCCGGATCGGACGGCACCGGAGTCGCGACGGACATGATCACCGTGAACTCCACGGTCAAGTTCACTTACCGCAACACCGGCACGTTCTTCGGCGTCCACGTCACCGCGACGCCCGTCGATCTCTCCTACACTCAGCTCACCATCGCCTCCGGAACA CTGAAGAAGTTCTACCAGGGGAGGAAGAGCCAGAGGGTGGCGTCGGTGTCGGTGATCAGCGACCAGATCCCGCTGTACGGGAGCGGATCTGGGCTGAGCACCTCGTCGGACAAGCCGACCTCGCCGGTGCCCCTCACCCTGAGCTTCGTGGTCCGATCCAAGGCGTACGTCCTGGGGAAGCTGGTCAAGCCCAAATTCTCCAAGAAGATCGATTGCTCCGTCACCTTCGATCCGAACAAGCTCAACGTGGCGATCTCGCTGGCCAAGGCTTGCACGTACAGCTGA
- the LOC104447884 gene encoding subtilisin-like protease SBT3 isoform X2, whose amino-acid sequence MLEPELVPHPLPGSSTATLMSFRVSVLVSLLASWRPLRSAQDYGKDIIIGLVDTGVWPESPSFNDDGMTAIPSKWKGECEVGTQFNASMCNRKLIGARFFNKALIAKYPNVTLSMNSTRDTEGHGTHTSTTAAGNYVKGASFFGYAPGTATGVAPRSRVAMYKALWVESPYSADVIAAIDQAIIDGVDVLSLSFGLNGVPLYEDLIAIATYAAMEKGIFVSTSAGNEGPLLQTLHNGTPWVITVAAGDMDRDFGGTITLGSGISIAGSTLFPGDPSLGESPVVFADTCNHTILSKISPTNIVVCDDWSDIFSDQVENVQLAKVAGGVFITSSSDLNFFIRSSFPAIFLNPTDGETIKAYIKNSSEPTASIQFRKTLIRSKPAPSVASYSSRGPSPSCPVVLKPDILAPGSKILAGWPQKNPVSVVNSHELFSNFNLLSGTSMSCPHIAGVAALLRGAHPEWSPAAIRSAMMTTSYSTDSTNAPIKDSGSGFEPASPLAMGAGHVNPNKALDPGLIYDVTPQDYVDLMCAMNYTSKQIQIVTRSSSYNCSDSSLDLNYPSFIAFFSSNSLVSPTAQEFFRTVTNVGDGPSTYVAKVTPMEGYKINVKPDKLTFKEKYEKLRYKLTIEGPKQMNQKLMFGSVSWMDKGGKYVVKSPIVATSLSSEALTSRT is encoded by the exons ATGTTAGAGCCAGAGCTAGTGCCGCATCCACTTCCAGGCTCATCTACAGCTACACTCATGTCATTCAGGGTTTCAGTGCTAGTCTCTCTCCTAGCGAGCTGGAGGCCCTTAAGAAGCGCCCAGG ATTACGGCAAGGATATCATAATTGGGCTTGTGGATACGGGCGTTTGGCCGGAAAGCCCGAGCTTCAACGATGACGGAATGACTGCAATTCCATCCAAATGGAAAGGCGAATGCGAGGTTGGTACCCAATTCAATGCTTCGATGTGCAATAGAAAGCTCATAGGAGCCCGGTTCTTCAACAAGGCACTGATAGCAAAATATCCCAACGTTACCTTGTCCATGAACTCTACGCGTGACACTGAGGGACATGGCACGCACACATCCACCACGGCTGCTGGAAACTACGTCAAGGGAGCATCTTTCTTTGGCTATGCTCCAGGAACTGCAACAGGTGTGGCTCCACGGTCTCGAGTGGCCATGTACAAGGCCCTGTGGGTCGAAAGCCCGTATTCTGCAGATGTTATTGCTGCAATTGATCAGGCAATTATTGATGGTGTCGATGTCTTGTCCTTGTCATTTGGCCTGAATGGCGTTCCATTGTATGAAGACCTAATTGCGATCGCCACATATGCAGCCATGGAGAAAGGGATCTTTGTATCGACGTCAGCGGGAAATGAGGGGCCTTTGCTCCAGACCCTGCACAATGGGACTCCCTGGGTCATAACTGTCGCCGCTGGAGACATGGACCGTGATTTTGGAGGAACTATTACCCTTGGCAGCGGTATTTCGATTGCAGGCTCGACTCTCTTTCCAGGCGACCCATCCTTGGGTGAATCTCCAGTTGTTTTTGCGGATACGTGCAACCATACAATATTGAGCAAGATCAGTCCCACGAACATTGTCGTGTGCGACGACTGGAGTGACATTTTCAGCGACCAGGTTGAAAATGTCCAACTAGCAAAAGTTGCTGGTGGAGTGTTCATAACAAGCAGCTCTGACCTCAATTTCTTCATCCGGAGCTCATTCCCAGCAATCTTTTTGAATCCTACAGATGGCGAAACCATCAAAGCCTACATCAAGAATTCGTCTGAGCCAACAGCAAGTATTCAATTTCGGAAAACACTAATCCGTAGCAAGCCTGCTCCAAGCGTAGCAAGCTACAGCTCTCGTGGCCCATCCCCAAGTTGTCCAGTCGTCCTCAAGCCCGACATTTTGGCTCCTGGCTCAAAGATCCTGGCTGGGTGGCCTCAAAAAAATCCAGTAAGTGTGGTGAACTCACATGAACTATTTAGCAACTTCAACCTTTTGTCAGGGACATCGATGTCGTGCCCGCACATTGCCGGAGTGGCCGCGCTCCTAAGAGGAGCACACCCGGAGTGGAGCCCTGCAGCCATCCGGTCTGCCATGATGACTACATCGTATTCAACGGATAGCACAAATGCCCCTATCAAAGACTCTGGGAGTGGCTTCGAACCAGCGAGCCCTCTAGCAATGGGAGCTGGCCACGTCAATCCAAACAAGGCGTTAGACCCCGGACTCATATACGATGTGACCCCCCAAGACTACGTCGACCTCATGTGCGCGATGAATTACACGTCGAAGCAAATTCAAATCGTCACCAGATCATCTTCCTACAATTGTTCAGACTCATCACTGGACCTTAACTACCCTTCGTTCATTGCCTTCTTTAGTTCAAACAGCTTGGTCTCTCCGACAGCACAAGAATTCTTCCGGACGGTGACTAATGTGGGAGACGGGCCATCAACCTATGTCGCGAAAGTGACTCCGATGGAGGGATACAAGATTAATGTCAAGCCGGATAAATTGACGTTCAAAGAGAAGTATGAGAAGCTGAGGTATAAGCTGACGATAGAAGGACCAAAACAGATGAATCAGAAGCTGATGTTCGGTTCTGTGAGTTGGATGGATAAAGGTGGCAAGTATGTGGTCAAAAGTCCCATTGTGGCGACGAGCCTGAGCTCGGAGGCATTGACGTCCagaacttga
- the LOC104447884 gene encoding subtilisin-like protease SBT3 isoform X1, whose amino-acid sequence MAVFVHSFVTGVLALIILCFVPTLEQSDNYIIHMDSSFMPKAFSDHHSWYLATVSSLAQSPSPNVRARASAASTSRLIYSYTHVIQGFSASLSPSELEALKKRPGYVSSLKDLPVKADTTHSTQFLGLNSNAGAWPTSDYGKDIIIGLVDTGVWPESPSFNDDGMTAIPSKWKGECEVGTQFNASMCNRKLIGARFFNKALIAKYPNVTLSMNSTRDTEGHGTHTSTTAAGNYVKGASFFGYAPGTATGVAPRSRVAMYKALWVESPYSADVIAAIDQAIIDGVDVLSLSFGLNGVPLYEDLIAIATYAAMEKGIFVSTSAGNEGPLLQTLHNGTPWVITVAAGDMDRDFGGTITLGSGISIAGSTLFPGDPSLGESPVVFADTCNHTILSKISPTNIVVCDDWSDIFSDQVENVQLAKVAGGVFITSSSDLNFFIRSSFPAIFLNPTDGETIKAYIKNSSEPTASIQFRKTLIRSKPAPSVASYSSRGPSPSCPVVLKPDILAPGSKILAGWPQKNPVSVVNSHELFSNFNLLSGTSMSCPHIAGVAALLRGAHPEWSPAAIRSAMMTTSYSTDSTNAPIKDSGSGFEPASPLAMGAGHVNPNKALDPGLIYDVTPQDYVDLMCAMNYTSKQIQIVTRSSSYNCSDSSLDLNYPSFIAFFSSNSLVSPTAQEFFRTVTNVGDGPSTYVAKVTPMEGYKINVKPDKLTFKEKYEKLRYKLTIEGPKQMNQKLMFGSVSWMDKGGKYVVKSPIVATSLSSEALTSRT is encoded by the coding sequence ATGGCCGTTTTTGTTCATTCCTTCGTGACAGGGGTCCTAGCCCTGATTATCCTCTGCTTCGTTCCGACTTTGGAGCAATCCGACAATTATATAATCCACATGGACTCATCCTTCATGCCCAAAGCCTTCTCTGACCACCATAGCTGGTACTTGGCCACTGTCTCATCACTAGCACAAAGTCCTAGTCCTAATGTTAGAGCCAGAGCTAGTGCCGCATCCACTTCCAGGCTCATCTACAGCTACACTCATGTCATTCAGGGTTTCAGTGCTAGTCTCTCTCCTAGCGAGCTGGAGGCCCTTAAGAAGCGCCCAGGGTACGTCTCTTCCCTGAAGGATTTGCCAGTTAAAGCTGACACAACTCACTCGACCCAATTTCTTGGCCTAAATTCTAATGCCGGGGCATGGCCTACCTCAGATTACGGCAAGGATATCATAATTGGGCTTGTGGATACGGGCGTTTGGCCGGAAAGCCCGAGCTTCAACGATGACGGAATGACTGCAATTCCATCCAAATGGAAAGGCGAATGCGAGGTTGGTACCCAATTCAATGCTTCGATGTGCAATAGAAAGCTCATAGGAGCCCGGTTCTTCAACAAGGCACTGATAGCAAAATATCCCAACGTTACCTTGTCCATGAACTCTACGCGTGACACTGAGGGACATGGCACGCACACATCCACCACGGCTGCTGGAAACTACGTCAAGGGAGCATCTTTCTTTGGCTATGCTCCAGGAACTGCAACAGGTGTGGCTCCACGGTCTCGAGTGGCCATGTACAAGGCCCTGTGGGTCGAAAGCCCGTATTCTGCAGATGTTATTGCTGCAATTGATCAGGCAATTATTGATGGTGTCGATGTCTTGTCCTTGTCATTTGGCCTGAATGGCGTTCCATTGTATGAAGACCTAATTGCGATCGCCACATATGCAGCCATGGAGAAAGGGATCTTTGTATCGACGTCAGCGGGAAATGAGGGGCCTTTGCTCCAGACCCTGCACAATGGGACTCCCTGGGTCATAACTGTCGCCGCTGGAGACATGGACCGTGATTTTGGAGGAACTATTACCCTTGGCAGCGGTATTTCGATTGCAGGCTCGACTCTCTTTCCAGGCGACCCATCCTTGGGTGAATCTCCAGTTGTTTTTGCGGATACGTGCAACCATACAATATTGAGCAAGATCAGTCCCACGAACATTGTCGTGTGCGACGACTGGAGTGACATTTTCAGCGACCAGGTTGAAAATGTCCAACTAGCAAAAGTTGCTGGTGGAGTGTTCATAACAAGCAGCTCTGACCTCAATTTCTTCATCCGGAGCTCATTCCCAGCAATCTTTTTGAATCCTACAGATGGCGAAACCATCAAAGCCTACATCAAGAATTCGTCTGAGCCAACAGCAAGTATTCAATTTCGGAAAACACTAATCCGTAGCAAGCCTGCTCCAAGCGTAGCAAGCTACAGCTCTCGTGGCCCATCCCCAAGTTGTCCAGTCGTCCTCAAGCCCGACATTTTGGCTCCTGGCTCAAAGATCCTGGCTGGGTGGCCTCAAAAAAATCCAGTAAGTGTGGTGAACTCACATGAACTATTTAGCAACTTCAACCTTTTGTCAGGGACATCGATGTCGTGCCCGCACATTGCCGGAGTGGCCGCGCTCCTAAGAGGAGCACACCCGGAGTGGAGCCCTGCAGCCATCCGGTCTGCCATGATGACTACATCGTATTCAACGGATAGCACAAATGCCCCTATCAAAGACTCTGGGAGTGGCTTCGAACCAGCGAGCCCTCTAGCAATGGGAGCTGGCCACGTCAATCCAAACAAGGCGTTAGACCCCGGACTCATATACGATGTGACCCCCCAAGACTACGTCGACCTCATGTGCGCGATGAATTACACGTCGAAGCAAATTCAAATCGTCACCAGATCATCTTCCTACAATTGTTCAGACTCATCACTGGACCTTAACTACCCTTCGTTCATTGCCTTCTTTAGTTCAAACAGCTTGGTCTCTCCGACAGCACAAGAATTCTTCCGGACGGTGACTAATGTGGGAGACGGGCCATCAACCTATGTCGCGAAAGTGACTCCGATGGAGGGATACAAGATTAATGTCAAGCCGGATAAATTGACGTTCAAAGAGAAGTATGAGAAGCTGAGGTATAAGCTGACGATAGAAGGACCAAAACAGATGAATCAGAAGCTGATGTTCGGTTCTGTGAGTTGGATGGATAAAGGTGGCAAGTATGTGGTCAAAAGTCCCATTGTGGCGACGAGCCTGAGCTCGGAGGCATTGACGTCCagaacttga